From Pan paniscus chromosome 6, NHGRI_mPanPan1-v2.0_pri, whole genome shotgun sequence, one genomic window encodes:
- the LOC134730663 gene encoding uncharacterized protein LOC134730663, protein MIFNRRRTLAALVRGSCCPPNRGSSDQAKPGQLRSETDAARQTGAAQIRDRCCPPNRGSSDQRKLLPAQLGSSDTAAARQTGAAQRQMLPAKPGQLRSETDAARQTGAAQIRDSCCLPNRAAQIQLLPAKPGQLRSETAAAHQTGAAQIRDSCCPPNRAAQIRLLPAKPGQLRSETDAAHPTGQLRYGCCPPNRGSSDQRQLLPTKPGSSDTAAARQTGAAQIAI, encoded by the coding sequence atgatatttaatcgcaggcgcactttggcagccctggtcagaggcagctgctgcccgccaaaccggggcagctcagatcaggccaaaccggggcagctcagatcagagacagatgctgcccgccaaaccggggcagctcagatcagagacagatgctgcccgccaaaccggggcagctcagatcagagaaagctgctgcccgcccaactgggcagctcagatacggctgctgcccgccaaaccggggcagctcagagacagatgctgcccgccaaaccggggcagctcagatcagagacagatgctgcccgccaaaccggggcagctcagatcagagacagctgctgcctgcccaaccgggcagctcagatacagctgctgcccgccaaaccggggcagctcagatcagagacagctgctgcccaccaaaccggggcagctcagatcagagacagctgctgcccgcccaaccgggcagctcagatacggctgctgcccgccaaaccggggcagctcagatcagagacagatgctgcccacccaaccgggcagctcagatacggctgctgcccgccaaaccggggcagctcagatcagagacagctgctgcccaccaaaccgggcagctcagatacggctgctgcccgccaaaccggggcagctcagatcgcaatatag